CTCGTCGCCGGATGGATACGTTTTCTGTAAATCGCTTACTGAGAGCATATCTAATGTATCGTAGCTGGTTGTTACAAAGAAACGAAGCGAGACGGGCGTCGACTACTCTCCGATGTTGCCCGTCTGGTACTCGGTGTCGAGCGACTCTTGGATCTGGAGGATAATGTCCCAGACCGTCGCGTAGTCGATCTCGACCCACGTTCCGCGGCCCTCGAACTCCTCGGCGATCGAGGTGTCGCTGTAGTCGTAATCGAGGAACGCTCGGCGGACGCCCTCTTGGATGTCCGGATGGAGCGTGTGGACGTACGAGAAGGCGGTCGTCGGGAACGGTTCGGATGCCCAGATAGCCTTGATTTGGCTCGGGTCGAGCTGGTCGTCGCGGGCGACGCGGGCGTAACACGTCGAACAGACCGGTGCCGCGTCGTAATCGCCGTTGGCGACGCCGAGGGAACTCTGCTGGTGGCCGCCGGAGTAGCTCACTTCGTAGTCCTCTTCGGGCACGACGCCTTGGTTCGCGAACAGCGCTCGCGGTGCGAGGTTTCCGGAGTTCGAGGACGGGTCGGCGTGAGCGACGTTCTCTATCGGCTCGCCTTCTAAGTCCTCAAGTGAGCCGATCTCCTCGTTGTCCAGTTGCGTGATGAGCCAGAGTCGGTACCCGAAGGATCCCTCGCCGCTGCCGTCGATCTGGACGGAGAACGGGACGGCCCCTGCGATGTTGACCGCGAACGGGACGGTCCCCGTCGAGAACCCCGCGAGGTGGAGCCGCTCGGAGCGCATCGACTCGACCTGTGCCGCGTAGGAATCCAGCGTCGCGTACTCGACGCTCTTGCCAGTCTCCTCTTCGATGTTGTTCAGAAGCGGTTCGAGCGTGTTCTCGTACACCGTCGGGTCCTCGGTGGGAACCAGCGAGAACTGCAGCGTATCGGGGTCGAGCCACTCGCTCTCGTCGTCCGGGGTTTCGGCGACGGGCTGACCGTAGCGCGGCTCGTCGCGCGGGTTCTCCTGCATCCGTTCGAGGTCGGCCATCGCGCCGGTCTCGAATCCGGCTTCGAGAAGCGTGCTAGTCAACTGCGGGAACTCGGGATTCGACGGATCGAACTCCGGATACGTCGACGGATCGACGTGGTCGGGGGCGTCGGAACCGCCGTCGCCGCCGGAGTCTCCACCGGAGTCTCCACCCGAGTCGCCACCGCTGTCACCGCCGGAGTCGCCACCGCTGTCACCGCCGTTTCCACTACATCCCGCCACGCCCGCGAGCGCGGCAGCACCAATACCACTGACGAACTTCCGTCTGTCCACCTGACGCATAATACGTGGATCGATAGTGATAGAACTTAATTCTTTGGATGCGCCTGATGGGCAGTATTCACATAATTATTTTCGGGCTATGATTCTTGTGCATATACCGCCGTTTCGCGGGATCTACCCCGCGAATCTGGTATTCGCGCTGCCGGTTGGATCACTCACCGAGCGTCGTAGAGCTTCCTGAACGCGCGGATGGGGAACCGCGGTTCCACGCGGCTGGGGGGTCGCCCCTTCCCCGACGTGGTTCCGTGCGGCACCCGCTCGATGATTCCGATCTCGGCGAGCTGGTACAGAAACCGCTTGACGGTGCTCGTCGACAGCGACACCGTTTCGACGGCGGCGATCGCTGACGCCGCGGTCGTGACTGACTCTCGGTCGTCGTCGTCGAGATCGATCAACGTCCGCAGCACCGTTTGTTTGTTCGCCGGAAGGGAGAAAATTCGCCCGAGCGAGACGGCCGGTCTGGGGACGGAATCGATCCCCGCGGCGATGTCGGTCTCGCTGAGGTGGTTGTTTCCGTCTGACATCGCGACGTCAGCTGCCCCCAACAACGCCGCTAAGGCGTCGTGTGCGTCGCCGTCTGCCCACTCTGCGATCCGTCTGGCTCCCGCGTGATTGAGCGACTCGCCGGGGAACCCCTCGTTAGCCCGGGTCATCAGCAGGTCGATCAGCACCTGCTCTTGGTACCGGTCGACGGCGAAGCGCGCGTCCGCGTCGACTGGAATCGACGGATCCGGTGCTGTCCGGCCGACAGTGAGCCACGAAACCGCATCGAGCGGTTTCAACGCGTCGAGCAACCACTCAATGCCGTTCGATTCGACCTCGCCGAGGTGATCCACCGCCACTACGGCACCCGCCGCTTGCTGGGAGAGCGTGCGTTCTAACCGCTCGAACATCCAGTCGGTGCCGACTCCCTGCTCCGGGATGGATTCGTCGCTCAGTCCATTGAGGAGGTCGCGGTACAGCGCGAACGTCGTGTTGGATTTCCGGGCGTCGACGTACACGAACGTCGGCACGTCCGTCACCTGCACCCGCGTCGCGGTGTGGATCACCGCTCCCGGCTGCAGTGACACCGATGCGAGTCGATCGAACAGCACGGAGACGACGGCCGATTTCCCGGATCCCTTCGGCCCGTACACGCACCCGTTGGGTGGTAACTCACCACTGAACGCCGGATCGAGATGATCGAGGAGGCGCTCGACGACCGGCCCGCGCCCGACGGGGTCTTCGACGTGTGCGACCGGGCTGAGCCGATCGTAATCGATGATCAGGCGGCGATCCGTCTGAACGCGCTGCCGACGCCGGATTCGCGCATCGATGTCCATCTTACTGCGTTCGCTCCCAGTTCATCGCCCGAGTCACCGCCTCAGTCCATCGCCCGTACCTCTCCGCCGCTACCTCGGTGTCCATCTGTGGTGGGAACCGCCGCGCCCGTTGCGTGACCTCGCGAAGCGCGTCCAGCGACTCCCAGTATCTGACGGCCAGTCCGGCGGCGTACGCCGCACCGAGGGCGTTGGTCGCGTCGACCTCCGGTCGCACCACCGGCCGTTGAATCAGGTCCGCCTGCAACTGACAGAAGTAGTCGTTCTTCGTCGCCGCGCCGTCGACACGGAGTTCAGTGAGTCGCCGACCGAGGTCGGCCTCGACCGCCGAGACGACGTCACGGGCCCGATAACCGATCGATTCGAGCGTCGCCAACAACACGTGCTCGCGCTGGGTCTCCCGCGTCAGACCGAGGATCGTTCCCCGAGCGCTTTCGTCCCACTGCGGCGCACCGAGGCCCGAAAACGCCGGGACCACGTAGACGCCGTCGGAGGAGTCGACGCGTTGGACGGCCGCTGCGATCTCGGTGACGTCCGTCAGGAGCGAGACGTCGCGCAGCCACTCCAGCGCCGATCCCGCCTCGAATACCGGGCCTTCGAGTGCGTAGTGGGCATCTTCGCCGGCCCGCTGAAATCCGACGGTTTCCAACAGTCCGTGCTCCGAGCGGACGCGCTCTCGCCCGGTGCTCACCAGCAGGAACGAGCCGGTTCCGTAGGTGTTCTTCGCCTCTCCGGCGTCGAAACAGGCCTGCCCGAACAGGGAGGCCTGCTGGTCGCCCATCGCGGCGGTAACCGGGACGGAAGCCCCCAGAAAGCCGTCCGGGTCCGTTTCGCCGTAGGCGTCGGGGTCGCTCGACGGACAGACGGTCGGCAGAATCTCCGTCGGAACGTCGAAGGCCGAACACAGCCGCTCGCTCCACGACAGCGTGTCGATGTCGAACAGCATCGTTCGCGACGCGTTGGTGACGTCGGTGACGTGTCGCCCCGTCAGGTTGTACAGCAGCCAACTGTCGACCGTGCCGAAGCGGAGTTCGCCCGCCTCCGCGCGCCGCTGGAGCCGCTGAGAGTCGTCGCCGCCGTGTTCGAGAAGCGAGAGCAACTTCGCCGCCGAAAAGAACGGATCGGGGTGGAGACCGGTGATCTGTCTGATCAACGCGCCCTCCTCGTCGACGACGTCCTCGAACCGCTCTGTCGTTCTGCGGTCGCGCCAACCGATGGCGTCGGCGGCCGGTTCGCCGGTCTCGGCGTCCCACAGCAACGCCGTCTCACGCTGGTTCGCGATGCCGATAGCCGCCAGTTCCGCGGGATCGATCCCGGCGTCTCGAAGGCCGTTCTGCACGACCGATTTCGTGCACTCCCAGATGCGTTCTGGATCCATCTCCATCCGGTTCGGCTCCGAGGCCGATCGCTCGTGTTGGACGTGGGATCGACCGATCGGGGTTCCCGTGCGGTCGAACACGATGAACCGGGTCCCCGTGGTCCCCTGATCGATCGCACCGACGAATGTGTGGGTCGTCATTGAACTCTCAACACGAAGCGGCCGCCTCCCAACGGCCAGATACACCTTGGTATATCACGTGTCGAAATAAATGGTTCGCACGTCGACCCCGTCGATATCTGCTTTCACAGCCCGCTTCAGTCCGGTACTTTCTCCGCTTCGTCCGCCCTCGTTCTTCCATTCGTTCGGTTTCTTTACTGATGGTGTTCGGTCGCATATGAAAATATATGCTGTATGCCCACACAGATCGTGACATCGATGTACTCGTCTGCGCTGCACTCGCCCGTCGCCTCTGCCGTCGACTCGT
This DNA window, taken from Halobellus sp. LT62, encodes the following:
- the phnD gene encoding phosphate/phosphite/phosphonate ABC transporter substrate-binding protein, which encodes MRQVDRRKFVSGIGAAALAGVAGCSGNGGDSGGDSGGDSGGDSGGDSGGDSGGDGGSDAPDHVDPSTYPEFDPSNPEFPQLTSTLLEAGFETGAMADLERMQENPRDEPRYGQPVAETPDDESEWLDPDTLQFSLVPTEDPTVYENTLEPLLNNIEEETGKSVEYATLDSYAAQVESMRSERLHLAGFSTGTVPFAVNIAGAVPFSVQIDGSGEGSFGYRLWLITQLDNEEIGSLEDLEGEPIENVAHADPSSNSGNLAPRALFANQGVVPEEDYEVSYSGGHQQSSLGVANGDYDAAPVCSTCYARVARDDQLDPSQIKAIWASEPFPTTAFSYVHTLHPDIQEGVRRAFLDYDYSDTSIAEEFEGRGTWVEIDYATVWDIILQIQESLDTEYQTGNIGE
- a CDS encoding Cdc6/Cdc18 family protein; this translates as MDIDARIRRRQRVQTDRRLIIDYDRLSPVAHVEDPVGRGPVVERLLDHLDPAFSGELPPNGCVYGPKGSGKSAVVSVLFDRLASVSLQPGAVIHTATRVQVTDVPTFVYVDARKSNTTFALYRDLLNGLSDESIPEQGVGTDWMFERLERTLSQQAAGAVVAVDHLGEVESNGIEWLLDALKPLDAVSWLTVGRTAPDPSIPVDADARFAVDRYQEQVLIDLLMTRANEGFPGESLNHAGARRIAEWADGDAHDALAALLGAADVAMSDGNNHLSETDIAAGIDSVPRPAVSLGRIFSLPANKQTVLRTLIDLDDDDRESVTTAASAIAAVETVSLSTSTVKRFLYQLAEIGIIERVPHGTTSGKGRPPSRVEPRFPIRAFRKLYDAR
- the glpK gene encoding glycerol kinase GlpK; translation: MTTHTFVGAIDQGTTGTRFIVFDRTGTPIGRSHVQHERSASEPNRMEMDPERIWECTKSVVQNGLRDAGIDPAELAAIGIANQRETALLWDAETGEPAADAIGWRDRRTTERFEDVVDEEGALIRQITGLHPDPFFSAAKLLSLLEHGGDDSQRLQRRAEAGELRFGTVDSWLLYNLTGRHVTDVTNASRTMLFDIDTLSWSERLCSAFDVPTEILPTVCPSSDPDAYGETDPDGFLGASVPVTAAMGDQQASLFGQACFDAGEAKNTYGTGSFLLVSTGRERVRSEHGLLETVGFQRAGEDAHYALEGPVFEAGSALEWLRDVSLLTDVTEIAAAVQRVDSSDGVYVVPAFSGLGAPQWDESARGTILGLTRETQREHVLLATLESIGYRARDVVSAVEADLGRRLTELRVDGAATKNDYFCQLQADLIQRPVVRPEVDATNALGAAYAAGLAVRYWESLDALREVTQRARRFPPQMDTEVAAERYGRWTEAVTRAMNWERTQ